A part of Clostridiales bacterium genomic DNA contains:
- a CDS encoding Asp23/Gls24 family envelope stress response protein: MDVYALIGKSGSGKSYKAQNVARDYGIEYIIDDGLLIKGNKVIAGISAKKEETKFAAVRRAVFFDPAHKKEMTDAINLYKPASILIIGTSAHMIDRIVKNLNLPATYRKIYIRDISTPAEINTALKTRREQGKHAIPVPTFAIKRDFSGYFIDSIKNFTRRGNRVDMEDIEKTVVRPTYSYLGKYTISNNAIKSIVIHAGMDAENSYRVNKVNVQNTDNGLKIDMDISVTYGIIIPDIVKRIRERIKLEVEHMTAFNVLAINIFVKNIDMKSSDR, from the coding sequence TTGGATGTCTATGCATTGATAGGCAAGAGCGGCAGCGGAAAAAGCTATAAGGCCCAGAATGTTGCAAGGGATTACGGCATAGAGTATATAATAGATGACGGGCTCTTGATCAAAGGCAACAAGGTCATCGCAGGTATATCCGCGAAAAAGGAGGAGACAAAGTTTGCTGCTGTAAGAAGAGCTGTGTTCTTTGATCCTGCGCATAAAAAAGAGATGACCGATGCCATAAATCTTTATAAGCCTGCGTCTATACTGATAATCGGAACATCTGCACACATGATCGATAGAATAGTAAAAAACTTAAACCTGCCGGCGACATATAGGAAGATATATATACGGGATATTTCAACTCCTGCAGAGATAAATACCGCATTGAAGACGAGGAGGGAACAGGGAAAACATGCAATACCGGTTCCTACATTTGCAATAAAGAGGGATTTTTCAGGATACTTTATCGATTCGATCAAAAATTTTACGAGAAGAGGGAATAGGGTAGATATGGAAGATATCGAAAAGACTGTAGTAAGACCGACTTATAGCTATCTTGGCAAATACACAATATCTAATAATGCCATAAAATCAATTGTTATACATGCGGGTATGGATGCAGAGAATTCGTACAGGGTAAATAAAGTTAATGTGCAAAATACTGATAATGGCCTAAAAATAGATATGGACATTTCTGTCACATATGGCATTATAATACCCGATATAGTGAAACGCATCAGAGAGAGGATAAAGCTTGAGGTTGAACATATGACCGCCTTTAACGTTCTGGCGATCAATATCTTTGTTAAAAATATCGATATGAAAAGCTCAGACAGATAA
- a CDS encoding redox-sensing transcriptional repressor Rex: MEHGRTISMAVVRRLPKYQRYLSELIKNGVQKISSRELSQKIGFTASQIRQDLNNFGDFGQQGYGYNVNELYKEINNILGLKRTYKIVIVGAGNIGQAIANYTNFEKLGFKLCALFDINPKLIGLKIRDIEIMDIDKLGPFIKQNSIDICVICTPSSQAQKNADIVSESGVKAIWNFAPRDLDVPDYVLVENVHLSESLLTLTYRMNEPELLKNNVMFDRKNL; this comes from the coding sequence GTGGAACACGGAAGAACGATATCCATGGCGGTTGTAAGGAGACTGCCGAAATATCAAAGATACCTGTCGGAGCTTATAAAAAACGGTGTTCAAAAAATATCATCTAGAGAGTTAAGCCAGAAGATAGGGTTTACAGCGTCTCAGATAAGGCAGGACCTTAATAACTTCGGAGATTTTGGTCAGCAGGGTTATGGATATAATGTAAATGAATTATATAAGGAGATAAACAATATACTAGGATTAAAGAGAACATATAAAATTGTGATCGTCGGCGCAGGCAACATAGGTCAGGCTATCGCCAATTATACTAATTTTGAAAAGTTGGGATTTAAACTTTGCGCGTTGTTTGACATAAATCCGAAACTCATAGGGCTTAAGATAAGGGATATTGAGATAATGGATATTGATAAGTTAGGACCATTTATAAAACAGAATAGTATAGATATATGCGTAATCTGCACGCCCAGCAGCCAGGCACAAAAAAATGCCGATATAGTTTCAGAATCAGGTGTGAAAGCAATATGGAACTTTGCTCCAAGAGATCTCGATGTGCCTGACTACGTTCTGGTAGAGAATGTCCATTTGAGTGAGAGCCTTTTAACGCTGACATACAGGATGAATGAACCGGAACTGTTAAAAAATAATGTGATGTTTGACAGAAAGAATTTATGA